TGCCTCAGCCAAAAGAGAAGCTTCATCTAATGCCATAATACTTGCTTATTTTTCCCATATATATACACATTTACGAAGTTCAGATCGACCGTGATCGCCCATTTGCTGACTGCTATTACCCTTACCACGTCCCAATGTCCAAATGTATCGAGTTGTCAATCCAAAAGACTCGGCTATATCGGATAAAATCAGGTCTACAGGTATTTCTTCTCCAGCATAGCGAACATTGTCGTTGACCATTGCGACAATCCCACCCGGTTTGAGTATTCTAGCAAATTCATAGGTGACAAAGCACATTTCATAAAAGTAATTATGCACCATTTTGGCAACTTTTGCGTTATTTAATTTGCCTTGTTTTTTATATGTTTCGAGAATTGTTATTACCTCTTGTAATGCCTCGTGCTGTTGGAAGATATAATCCACTTTAATAAAGTCTTGTAGGCGTCCTAAACTTTTATAATACTGCTCTAACTGAGGGCGCTTATCTCGATTTTCTACAGTACATGATAGCATTGTTTGACGTAGATGCTTTATTTCTTCTTCACGACAACCTAAAAATACTAGCTCAAGGGCATAGGTGCGAGTGTAGTCGTATCGGTTCGCATAAGGTGGGGATGTCAGGACAAAATCAATACTGTTTTCTTGTAAAGTAGGAAGAATTTCAAGACAAGAGCCTTGGTATAACTTGGGGTTTACTGTAAATTGGGATGGTAGACTATCGGCAAATAAATCCAGTTGTATTGAGCTAGCATCTAAATCGGATACTATCTGGTTTAGTTTTTGATGTATAGCATCAGGAAATGTTAAAATTTCTCTTTTTTCAAATGGAATCTTTCCCAGAGAACGACCCGATCGACTATCCCAACGCAAATACTGTCCGTCTTTTCTGGTATAGCTAATATCCTCAAGGATACAAAAAGCTGCATAGAGAAGTAGGTTACGAATGTCGTCATTCATGACAAACTTATGGCAATAGGAAATATAACCAACCAGTAGTTCTTCTTCTACTA
This genomic stretch from Argonema galeatum A003/A1 harbors:
- a CDS encoding site-specific DNA-methyltransferase gives rise to the protein MPIVRSKAIDRSTISKPSSMPLFMKEIPPTIELANDSDRTSINPVQIIPTSLSRTALYEKFKSKIIHNPSLSRNLVSFQANKQAPFSAWFKYKEGFSERLVTYLLQTLKPQPGILLDPFSGVGASLFAASGLGWETIGIELLQVGIFATKARLIAQKIDINLFNKVIAEIKQINFAEYYHPSHALQHIPITRGAFSVVEEELLVGYISYCHKFVMNDDIRNLLLYAAFCILEDISYTRKDGQYLRWDSRSGRSLGKIPFEKREILTFPDAIHQKLNQIVSDLDASSIQLDLFADSLPSQFTVNPKLYQGSCLEILPTLQENSIDFVLTSPPYANRYDYTRTYALELVFLGCREEEIKHLRQTMLSCTVENRDKRPQLEQYYKSLGRLQDFIKVDYIFQQHEALQEVITILETYKKQGKLNNAKVAKMVHNYFYEMCFVTYEFARILKPGGIVAMVNDNVRYAGEEIPVDLILSDIAESFGLTTRYIWTLGRGKGNSSQQMGDHGRSELRKCVYIWEK